In the genome of Candidatus Pristimantibacillus lignocellulolyticus, the window CTTCCGGTTCTAATTAATCAATGGGCAAACGTAGTTCGTTGGGAGAAAAGAACACTTCCATTCCTTCGTACAAGTGAATTCTTATGGCAAGAAGGTCATACTGCGCATGAGAATGAAGAAGAAGCACGTCAAGAAACTCGTCAAATGCTTGATATTTATACGGAATTTGTAGAAGAATTCCTTGCGATTCCCGTTATAAAAGGCGAAAAAACACCATCTGAGCGTTTTGCTGGTGCAGTAGATACGTACTCTATCGAAGCAATGATGAAAGATGGTAAAGCAGTGCAAGCAGGTACATCTCATTATCTAGGTAGCAAGTTCGCTGTTGCATTTGATATTAAATATTTGGATCGTAACAATGAATTGCAATTCTGTCATACGACATCTTGGGGTGTAAGTACAAGGTTGATCGGAGCGTTAATTATGGTTCATGGTGATGATCGTGGTCTTGCATTACCGCCAAAGATTGCACCTACACAAGTGATTATGCTTCCTATTGGTCCTGCCAAAACTAGAGATGCTGTCGTTGGACGAGTAGATGAGTTATATGCTGAATTGAAAAAAGCAGGAATTCGTGTTCGCGTTGACGATCGTTCCGATGTTAGTCCCGGCTGGAAATTTAATGAATATGAAATGCGTGGTATCCCTGTTCGTCTAGAACTAGGACCTCGCGATATGGATAATGGACAAGTAATGCTTGTTTCTCGTATTACAGGTGAGAAGCGTGCTGTTCTTCAAGTAGATTTAGTTGCTGAAGTTGAGAAATTACTTGCAGAAACACAACAAGCGATGTTCGATCGTGCACTTGCATTCCGTCAAGAAAATTCTTATTCTGTGGATACACTTGATGAGATGAAAGCAGCGATGGAGAAAAAACGTGGCTTTGTTGAAGCTGGTTGGTGTGGTTCTGCTGCTTGTGAGAAAACAGTAAAAGATGAGACTGGTGCGACAAGTCGTAACATTCCTTTCGAGCCTGATACTCATAAAACTACGTGCTTGGTTTGTGGTGACAAAGCGAAACATACAGTTATTTTTGCAAGAGCATATTAATACAAGTTCAAAAAGCGGGCTTTCGCAAGCCGAGCAGGTGAAGCGCTACTTGAGAAAGGCGGAAGCGCAAGTGTACTTTATTGGTACACGCGAACCGTACTTTCCAAGTTCGCTTTTTGAACAACCTCTATAATGATCTAACGTCAGGAGTGGATAATGATGAACCATGCCGACGGTAAGCGTCAGCGCTTTGAGATGTTGTTAGAACAGTCAGGGCTGCCGCAGGAACTCATTCAAGCTTATTTCGAAGATGGGTACATTGATCAAGTCATCGTGAATAAGCACAACAATGATTGGACGTTTTGCATTCGCAAAACGTCCTTAGTTCCTTTACAGGCATATAATGGCTTAACACATCAAGTTCGCAAAAAGTTTGCTCATATTGCGAGTACTTCTTTTCAGTTTAACTATGATTCGATTGTTGAGACTGAAAATATTGTGATGCAATATTGGCCAGTATTTCTTGAGTGGGCTCAAAAAAATGTAGCCTCCGTTAATGGGTGGTTACAGAGAGCTGATATTGTAGCAGCGGATAAGTTGCTAACGATTGGATTAATGGATCATACAGGTTTAGAGCTGGCTAAAAAGAAGAAGATTGATGAAGAAGTGAGTAACTTCTATCAGTCCTATTTCGCACGAGAAATCGTTGTGAAGCTTAGTTTATCTGAAAGTAAGCAAGAAATCTATGAGCAATTCCGTGATGAAATTCAGCAAGAAGATAGTGAAGAGATATCACGTCTTATGGCTGAGGTGCCTGTTGTAGTTGAAGAAGAAGAGACAACAAGCAACGCAAGTGAAGAGGTCATACGTCTTGCAATTGGCTATGATATTCGTGATGAAGCTATTCCACTTATGAATATTGTAGATGAAGAAAAGAAAATTGCCGTGCAAGGTTCTGTTTTTGCATTAGATATGAAAGAGCTTCGTAATGGAAGTACATTATTTACATTTAATCTAACTGATTTCACCGACTCTTTGGCAATGAAAGTTTTTGCTAAGACGAAGGAAGATGTCAAGATTTTAAGCAAACTTAAAAATGGTAAATGGATTAAAGCGCGAGGAAAAGTAGAGTACGATCGCTTTATGCAAGAACCAGAATTAGTCATGATTCCTAACGATCTTCATGAAGTGAACGCACCACCTACTCGCATGGATTACGCGAAAGAAAAACGCGTGGAATTCCATCTTCATACAACAATGAGTACGATGGATGCCGTAACACATATTAGTGATTATGTAGCTATGGCAGCAAAATGGGGACATAAAGCGATCGCTGTAACGGATCATAGTAATATACAATGTTATCCAGACGCAGTGAAAGCTGCTAAGAAACATGATATGAAAGTAATGTTTGGTGTGGAAGCAAATTTAGTTAATGATGCTGTTCCAATCGTTCTAAATGCGCAAGAATTATCATTAGCAGATACAACTTATGTCGTATTCGATCTCGAGACTACTGGATTATCTGTTATTAACAACAAAATCATTGAAATTGCTGGTGTACGAATGAAAGGCGGAGAAGAAATTGACCGTTTTGCTTCATTTATTAATCCTCATCAAAGAATTCCGTACAATATTCAGCAATTAACGAATATAACAGATGATATGGTAGCTGATGCACCTGAGCTTGAGCCGACTTTAAAGGCGTTTATTGAATATATCGGTGATGATGTACTGGTTGCTCATAATGCTCGCTTTGACATTGGCTTTATTCAAGCTAATTGTAAAACATTAGGTTTCCCAGAAGTGAAAAATCCAGTGCTTGATACGCTAGAACTAGCCCGTTTAATTTACCCAACTATGAAAAATCATCGTTTGAATACGTTAGCAGATAAATATAAGGTTAGTCTTGACAACCATCACCGCGCCATCGATGATACGATTGCTTTAGGTGGCATATTGAATGGATTAATTAAAGATGCATTAGAAAGAAATATTGTTAAACTTACTCAGCTTAATGATTATGTGGGACTTGATCTTTCTAATGTGAGACCATTCCATTCATCTGTCTATGCACTAAATGCAGTAGGTAAGAAGAATTTGTTCAAATTGATTTCTCTTTCACACACAGAACATTTCAAAAAAGTAGCTACTATCCCTAAAAGTAAGTTACTTGCACATCGAGAAGGACTACTCGTAATGTCCGGCTGCGAAAAGGGTGAATTTTTCGAGACGGTGCTTAATAAGTCCCAAGAGGAAGCTGAAGAAGTTGCTCAATTCTACGACGTTCTAGAAATTCAGCCATTAGATTTCTACATGCATCTTGTAGAAAAAGGCCTTGTAGGCTCACGAGCTGATATAGAACAAGCGTTAAGACGCATCTATCAAATCGGAATTAAACTGAACAAACCAGTGATTGCTACCGGTAATGTTCATTACCTTAATCCAATGGATAAAATATATCGAGACATAACAATTCTTGGTATTACAGGCTTTAGCCCACTGAAGAGTATGCGTAAGCCAGATGCCCATTTCCGGACAACAGATGAAATGTTGAAGGAATTTTCATTCCTAGGTGATGAGATTGCTTACGAAGTGGTCGTAACGAATACAAATGAATTGGCTGATCGTTTTGAATCGTACAGCATGTTCCCAAGTGAGTTATTTACTCCAAATATAGATGGCGCAGATGATGATATACGCAATATATGTTATGATACGGCCAAATCAATGTATAGCGATCAACTCCCACAAGTTGTTATTGATCGCCTAGAGAAAGAGCTTGTTCCGATTATTAAGTACAAGTTTTCTGCCAACTATTTGATATCGATGAAACTTGTTAAAAAGTCGAATGCAGACGGTTATCTTGTAGGCTCACGGGGTTCAGTAGGTTCTTCAGTCGTAGCGATGTTTCTCGGTATTTCTGAAGTTAACCCATTACCAGCGCATTATTTATGTCTCAATTCTGATTGTAGACATAGCGAGTGGTTTTTAGATGGTAGTATACCTAGTGGTTTTGATTTGGTTAATAAGGATTGTCCTCATTGTGGAAAACCAATGAAAGGTGAAGGGCAAGATATTCCTTTCGAAACTTTCTTAGGATTTAAGGGAGATAAGGTTCCCGATATCGATCTCAACTTCTCAGGTGATTACCAGCCGATTGCTCATAACTATACGAAAGAATTGTTTGGCGAAAAAAATGTATTCCGTGCCGGTACGATAGGTACAGTTGCGGAAAAAACGGCCTATGGTTTTGCTAAGAAATACGAGGAAGAGCATGGGAAGAAATGGCGTGGAGCTGAAGTTGTTCGTTTAGCAAGTGGTTGTACTGGTGTGAAAAGAAGTACAGGTCAGCATCCAGGGGGAATTGTAGTTGTTCCTGATTATATTGAAGTTGAGGACGTTACTCCTGTTCAATTCCCAGCTGATGATGTAAATGCTGAATGGAAAACAACACATTTTGACTATCACGCATTTGATGAAAACTTACTAAAACTTGATATACTTGGTCATGATGATCCAACGATGATGCGTATGTTACAGGATCTTACAGGTGTAGATCCTACAACGATTCCGATGAATGACCAGAAAGTTATGAGTTTGTTCAACTCAACAGATGCTATTGATGTTACCTCTCATCAAATTCGATCACAAGTGGCCACGTACGGGGTACCAGAGATGGGAACGAAGTTTGTTAGACAAATGCTTCATGAAACGCAGCCTTCAAGTTTTGCCGATCTACTCCAAATCTCAGGACTATCACATGGTACTGGCGTTTGGCTAGGGAATGCTCAAGAATTAATTAAAAATGGGACATGTAACATTAAGACAGTTATCGGCTGTCGTGATGATATTATGTTGTTCTTGATTTATAAAGCTGGTATGGATGCTTCGCTTGCCTTCAAAATTACAGAGAGTGTACGTAAAGGTAAAGGATTAACACCTGAATGGATTCAAGATATGAAAGATTGTAATGTACCTCAATGGTATATTGATTCTTGTCTACGAATCGAGTACATGTTCCCGAAAGCCCATGCGGCAGCGTATGTTATATCGGCAGTACGCACGGCATATTTCAAGATTTATTATCCTATTGAATTTTATGCTACTTACTTCACGGTTCGTGCTGATGATTTTGATCTTGAGTTGTTATGTCAAGGTTATGATGCCATTTTCAAGAAGATTGAAGAGATCGAAGGTAAAGGTTTTAGTGCAACACCGAAAGAGAAAAGTATGCTTTCGCAACTTGAAATGTCTCTTGAAATGACTGCACGTGGTTTTACGTACAAACCGATTGATATTTATCGTTCAGACGCGGAGAAATTCCAAATTGAAGGTAATTCACTAATTCCTCCTTTTGCAGCAGTTGGTGGTATTGGTATTAATGCTGCACGAAATATTGCTGCGGCAAAAGCTGATGGTGAGTACCTTTCAATTGAAGATTTCCAGATGAGAACAAAAGCTTCCAAGACGATTATTGAGTTATTAACGACGATGGGATGTTTTAGAGGGTTGCCTGAGTCAAACCAACTATCACTATTCTAACCTTGAATCCTCATTGTAATAGATAGTTAAAAGGATTACCTAGATAACGATGTTCTAGAGACATCTTATTCGGTGTCGAATAGTAAATGGGCTTGAGAAGTTGAGTACTTTCGAGCTATACTAAGTATAAATGAACGTTCTTATTCGATATGTAGCGCTTCATCTACTCGACTTTTACAAGTCCACTTGTGTACTTACACTGTAAGCAACTAGAAATCATTTCTTGTCACTAGTATACGATTATGATATAATTTTTGTGGCAATGATGTTGATAAGACATTTGTGATCAAAGAGTGGGGAAACCCACTCTTTATGTGTTGTTTAACCCAAAAATCATTTATTCGAGTAATTGAGGTATAGCTTCCAACAACATTATGTTTGTGGAAGTAATATTAGATTATAGATGAATATTTTTAGATTTCACATTAGATATGATAAGTTTTAGGAGGAACAATATTTGAGTACATCAGCGATCAACACCGCAATTGAGGCTATGGTATCACCTTTTCTCAATGAAAATGGATTTGAATTGGTCGATATTGAATACATAAAGGAAGGTGGCAATTGGTTTCTACGCATATTTGTAGATAAAGAAGGCGGCATCGACATCGATGAGTGCGTTCGTATTAGCGAATATGTGAGTGAGCAACTTGATACTCATGAACCAATATCAGGCGCTTATTTCCTTGAAGTCTCCTCACCTGGTGTGGAGAGACCACTTAAAAAACCTAAAGATGTTGAAAAATCAATAGGTAAAAATGTCTTTGTTACCACTTATGAACCTGTAGATGGTATGAAGGAATTTGAAGGTCAACTTATTGCATTTGATGGTGAAGAGCTTACAGTTCGTGTAGGCAAGAAAGAGTATACAGTACCATATGCGAAAGTTGCGAGCGCTCGCCTTGCAATTATTTTCTAATGGTTTATTAGATGAAAGGGGGAACAAGGTTCCAATGAGTATGGATTTTATTGAGGCGCTACAAGAGATTGCGAAAGACAAAGGGATCTCCCAAGAAGTGCTTTTAGATGCGATTGAAGCTGCACTTATTTCAAGTTATAAGAGAAACTTCAATACAGCACAGAATGTTAGAGTAGAGATTAACCGTCATAACGGAATCATTAAAGTATATGCACGTAAAAATGTTGTAGAGGATGTACTTGATTCCAGATTAGAAATTGCAGTAGATGCAGCACGTGAAGTTAACCCACATTATCAACTAGATGATGTTGCGGAGATTGAGGTTACCCCTCGTGATTTTGGTCGTATCGCTGCACAAACAGCTAAGCAAGTCGTTACACAACGTATTCGTGAAGCTGAGCGTGGACTAATCTATAATGCATTTATCGATAAAGAGGAAGACATCGTAACTGGCCTTGTACAGAGACAAGATACACGTAATTTATTTGTTGATTTAGGTAAAGTTGAGGCAGTATTGCCGCTGACAGAATTAATGCCGACAGATAAATTCAAGCATCTTGATCGTGTGAAGGCTTTTATTACGAAGGTGGAAAATACGACTAAGGGTCCGCAAATTATTCTTTCTCGTACACATCCTGGTCTTTTGAAACGTCTATTCGAACTCGAAGTGCCTGAAATTTATGATGGCGTCGTTGAAATTCGTTCTGTAGCGCGTGAAGCAGGCTTCAGATCTAAAATTGCTGTATACTCACGTAACGGTGAAGTAGATCCAGTAGGATCTTGTGTAGGCCCCAAAGGTTTACGTGTTCAAACGATCGTAAACGAGCTGAAAGGCGAGAAAATCGACATTGTACGTTGGTCAGATGATGTTGCGGAATATGTTGCTAACGCACTTAGTCCTTCTAAAGTCATTGAAGTGAACGTATTTGAACAAGAAAAAATGGCTCGTGTCATTGTTCCTGATTATCAATTATCATTGGCAATCGGAATTAAAGGTCAAAACGCTCGTCTTGCTGCAAAATTAACTGGTTGGAAAATTGACATTAAGTCAGAGACACAAGCAGAGCAAGAATATGGACGTCCAAAAACGACTCAAGATGTTATGCATCAAGATTCCGTTTCCATCGACTAATTGAATCAGAATGAATGGAGGGTGTGCGATGAGACCAAGAAAAGTACCGCTTCGCAAATGCGTTGCTTGTCAAGAAATGATGTCGAAGAAGGAACTGATTCGGGTCGTGCGGACACCGAATGATGAAGTTCTGATTGACCTAAGTGGAAAAAAATCCGGACGAGGTGCTTATCTGTGTGGAAAAGTAACTTGCTTCAAGTTAGCTAAAAAGAGCAAAGCACTTGACCGTGCATTAAAGCAACCGGTTGGAGAAGAAATATACGATCAATTAGAACAAGATTTTATTAAGCTAGAAGATGAGTTCATCGCGAATAAGGAGCTAACAATCGAATGAAAATAAATAAAGCCTTGTCTGCGCTAGGAATGGCGATGAGAGCCGGAAAGTTAGCTACTGGTGATGAAATTGTTCTGAAAGCTGTTCGTGCTGGAAAAGCAAAATTAGTTATAGTTGCTGGAGATGCTTCAGAAAACACGAAAAAGAAATTTTCAGATAAATGTGGCAGTTACGGTGTGAAGCTGGTTGAAGCTTACGATAGAGAAAGCTTAGGTAGAGCAATCGGAAAGCCTGATCGTGTTATTATTGCAGTTACTGACGTGCAATTTGCTCAATTGATTGCAGGTCATTTAAGCCAAAAAACGGAGGTGGATCTTACTTGAGTAATAAACTAGAGGGTAAGGAAAATAAAGACAAGCTGCGCGTATACGAGTATGCAAAATCCGTTGATATGAGCAGTAAGGAAATTATCACCATTCTTAAAAGGCTAGATTTACCTGTAAACAACCATATGAGTGTCATGGAAAACCAAATGGTATCTAAAGTTGAAGGTTTTTTCCGTGAAATCAAAGAAAATGCAGCAGTGAAACGATCGAATGCTGAGTCATCAGCAGCGAAGGTAAAATCGGCAAAAACAACAACAGAATCTACACAAGACAAAAAGGAATTCTCGCAAGAGAACAGACAGGGGACAATGAATTCTATTAATACTAACGATAATCAGAAACGTGAGGAAAAACCAGAAGTAACGAATACTCCTTCACGTCCAACACAATCAACACCATCAAATAGCCAAGGGGCTAGAGAGCAACAACCAAGAAGTCAAAGTTCAAGCCAAAGTAGACCACAAAGCAGCCAAAGTGGTAGTCGTCCACAAGGTAGCGGACAAAGCCGTCCACAAGGTCAAGGAAGTAGCCAATCTCGTCCACAAGGACAAGGTCGTCCACAAGGTAGCGGTCAATCTCGCCCTCAAGGACAAGGTAGCAATCAAAGTCGTCCACAAGGACAATCTGGTGGCGGAAATCGTCCACAAGGTAGTGGCCAAGGTGGTCAATCCCGTCCTTATAATAACAACGGAGGTCAATCCTCTGGTAATCGTCCACAAGGCGGAGGTCAATCTTCATCAAACCGTCCTACTAGTGGTGGCCAAAATCGTTCAAGCTCGAGTTCACCTGCACCATCTCGTGCATTTGAGTCTCGTTTTGATAGTTCTCGTACAACTACTGATCGTAACTCGAACTCAAATTCAAATTACAAGGGTAGAAATAGCAATAATCGTTTTGAAGATGGTAAATCAGGTTCTAACTTCAGAAACGGTCGTAATAACAAAGGTCGCGGTGGTAGAAATAATCATCAAAACCAACCTCCTCGTGAGAAAATTGATAACACACCTAAGAAAATTATCGTTCGCGGTACATTAACAGTTGGTGAACTGGCAAAACTATTGCATAAGGATGCTTCAGAAGTTATTAAAAAACTTCTATTCTTGGGCGTAATGGCTACCATTAACCAAGAAGTTGATATGGATGCAATTATGTTGATCGCTACAGAATATGGTGTAGAAGTAGAAGTGAAAATTCCGGTTGAGGAAGATAACTTCGAAACGTTTGAAGAAGTAGATGATGATGCTGATCTAGTATCTCGTCCACCAGTTGTTACAATTATGGGTCACGTTGACCATGGTAAAACAACTTTACTTGACTCTATCCGTAAAACGAATGTAACGACTGGCGAAGCAGGCGGTATCACGCAACACATCGGTGCTTATCAAGTTGAGATTAATAACAAAAAGATTACATTCTTAGATACTCCAGGTCACGAAGCGTTCACATTGATGCGTGCTCGTGGAGCTCAAGTAACAGATATTACAATTATCGTTGTTGCTGCTGATGACGGCATTATGCCTCAAACAATTGAAGCAATAAGCCATGCGAAAGCTGCTGGAGTTCCAATTATCGTTGCGGTTAACAAAATTGATAAACCAGATGCGAATATAGATAAAATTAAACAAGAGATGACTGAATATGAACTAGTTCCAGAAGAATGGGGCGGAGATACAATCTTCGTAGAAGTTTCTGCGAAACAACGTATCGGTATTGAAAATCTTCTTGAAATGATTTTGCTAGTTGCAGAAATGAATGAATTTAAAGCAAATCCTAACAAACGTGCTCGTGGTACTGTAATTGAGGCCGAACTTGATAAAGGTAAAGGTCCAGTCGCACGTATTCTAGTTCAATCTGGTACGTTAAAAGTTGGAGATGCATTTGTTGCAGGTAACTGCTTCGGTCGTGTAAGAGCAATGGTGAATGATAAAGGTCGTCGCTTAAAAGAAGCAGGTCCTTCGACTCCTGTTGAAATTACAGGTCTTACAGAGGTTCCTCTTGCTGGTGATCCATTCATGGTGTTCGAAGATGAGCGTAAAGCCCGTGCAATTGCTGATCGTCGTGCTATCAAACATCGTCAATCTGAAATTGGTGCAAACACTCGTGTTACACTTGAGGACTTGTATACACAAATTAAAGAGGGCGAGATGAAAGATCTTCACGTTATCATTAAATCCGATGTTCAAGGTTCTGCAGAGGCGCTGAAAGGTTCTCTTGCGAAAATTGATGTTGAGGGCGTTCGCGTGAAAATCATTCATAGTGGTGCAGGTGCGATCACTGAATCTGATGTTAACTTGGCATCTGCTTCTAATGCTATCGTTATTGGATTTAACGTTCGTCCAGAGCCACAAGCTGAATATGCAATTGAACAAGAAAAAGTTGATGTTCGTCTTCACACAATTATCTATAAGATTATTGATGAAATCGAGCAAGCAATGAAGGGTCTTCTAGATCCAATATACAAAGAAGTTATTACAGGTCACGCTGAAGTTCGTAATATCTTCAAAGTGACAAAAGTTGGTTCAATCGCTGGTTGTATGGTTACTGATGGTAAAATGGTTCGTAACGGAGAAGCACGCGTTATCCGTGATGGCATCGTAGTCTATACAGGTAAAATTGAGTCCTTGAAACGTTTCAAAGATGATGCTAAAGAAGTTACAACAGGTTTCGAATGCGGTATAACACTTGATCGCTTTAACGATGTTAAAGAATCAGATATTATCGAGTCATTTGTTATGGAGACAGTTGAGAGGTGATTAAGCAATGGCTAAAATTCGTGTAGGTCGCGTAAGTGAGCAAATCAAGAAAGAAATTAGTCAATTAATCCAGACTGAATTAAAAGACCCTCGTATTGGCTTTATTACAGTAACTGGTGTTGAAACGACAAATGATCTTTCACAAGCTAAAATCTACTTGAGTGTCCTTGGTAACGATGAACAGAAAGCAGAAACTCTAAAAGCACTTTCTAAAGCTACTGGCTATCTTCGCTCTGAGCTAGGTAAGCGAATTAAGTTCCGACATACTCCAGAATTGCATTTTAAGTTTGATAGCAGTATTGAGTATGGAAGTCGTATAGAGAATCTTCTTACAGAAATCAATCAGGATTCAGGAGAGAGATGAGTACATCTCTTTCCTATCATGAGCAATTAGATGGAGCTATAGCGTTTATACAGCGCTATAATTCCTTTCTAGTTGTTGCTCATGAACAACCAGATGGTGATGCGATTAGTTCTTGTTCTGCAATGAGTTGGTTGCTTGAACAATACAACAAGCAGGTAATTATTATTAATGAGAGCGAATTACCTGGTCGCCTTAGCTATCTTTATCAATACGATAATATTAAGCGATTCAATCGTGAAGCTTCATTGCAATTTGATGCGGTTATTGCGCTTGATTGTGCGGATTATTCTCGTCTTGGGGAAGTAAGAACTTTGTTTACTGCTGAAGTTACTCCGCTTCTCAATATCGATCATCATCCAACTAATAATGAATTCGGTACTTTAAACATCATTCGTCCACATGCAGCAGCAACTGTTGAAATTATATATGAACTTATTAAATACGCTAACCTAACTCCGAATTTACCTTGCGCTATTGCACTGTATACGGGGTTATTGACGGATACTGGCGGTTTTCGATATTCGAATACATCACCCGAAGTGATGGCGATGGCTTCTGAGTTACTTGCCCTTGGTGTTTCTGCATATGAGCTTGCAGATCATTTACTTGAAAAAATGACTTATGCAAGACTTAAACTACTTCAAACATTGTTAGCTCGTATTTCTTTCAGTGAAGATCAGCGTATTGGGTGGGTTTCTGTTATGCATGATGACTTAGCTATATGCGGTGCTGTTCCAGAAGATCTTGAAGGCATTGTAAACTATGTTTTGAATGTAGACAGTGTTGAAGTTGGAATATTATTCAAGCAAAATCAGTCGGGAATTGTGAAAGCAAGCATTCGTTCAGCTGGTAAAGTAGATGTGGCTACTATAGCACATAGCTTTGGCGGTGGTGGTCATGTTAGAGCTGCTGGTTGTAAAATGGATGAAGATATGAACAAGAGTATTGAAACTTTAGTTGGAGCCATACGAAAGGCGTTGACATAAGATGGACGGCGTACTAGCCATTTGGAAGGCTGAAGGTTGGACATCACATGATGTAGTGGCGAAAGCTCGCCGCCTACTCGGAATGAAACGAATAGGGCATGCAGGTACACTTGATCCGATGGTGACAGGTGTACTTCCGCTATGTCTTGGTAGAAGCACTCGAGTTGTTGAATATATTCAGGAGCGTCCGAAAGCTTATGAAGCAACAATACGTTTGGGAGTAGCAACAGATACAGAAGATATTTCAGGTGAAGTTATTGAAACTTCGGAAGTATCTAACATTAGAGAACAACAAATACGTGAAGTTCTCCATAGTTTTATTGGTGAAATAGATCAAATTCCACCCATGTTTTCTGCTATAAAAATCGATGGCAAACGATTGTATGAACTTGCACGCGAAGGGAAAACAGT includes:
- the infB gene encoding translation initiation factor IF-2; protein product: MSSKEIITILKRLDLPVNNHMSVMENQMVSKVEGFFREIKENAAVKRSNAESSAAKVKSAKTTTESTQDKKEFSQENRQGTMNSINTNDNQKREEKPEVTNTPSRPTQSTPSNSQGAREQQPRSQSSSQSRPQSSQSGSRPQGSGQSRPQGQGSSQSRPQGQGRPQGSGQSRPQGQGSNQSRPQGQSGGGNRPQGSGQGGQSRPYNNNGGQSSGNRPQGGGQSSSNRPTSGGQNRSSSSSPAPSRAFESRFDSSRTTTDRNSNSNSNYKGRNSNNRFEDGKSGSNFRNGRNNKGRGGRNNHQNQPPREKIDNTPKKIIVRGTLTVGELAKLLHKDASEVIKKLLFLGVMATINQEVDMDAIMLIATEYGVEVEVKIPVEEDNFETFEEVDDDADLVSRPPVVTIMGHVDHGKTTLLDSIRKTNVTTGEAGGITQHIGAYQVEINNKKITFLDTPGHEAFTLMRARGAQVTDITIIVVAADDGIMPQTIEAISHAKAAGVPIIVAVNKIDKPDANIDKIKQEMTEYELVPEEWGGDTIFVEVSAKQRIGIENLLEMILLVAEMNEFKANPNKRARGTVIEAELDKGKGPVARILVQSGTLKVGDAFVAGNCFGRVRAMVNDKGRRLKEAGPSTPVEITGLTEVPLAGDPFMVFEDERKARAIADRRAIKHRQSEIGANTRVTLEDLYTQIKEGEMKDLHVIIKSDVQGSAEALKGSLAKIDVEGVRVKIIHSGAGAITESDVNLASASNAIVIGFNVRPEPQAEYAIEQEKVDVRLHTIIYKIIDEIEQAMKGLLDPIYKEVITGHAEVRNIFKVTKVGSIAGCMVTDGKMVRNGEARVIRDGIVVYTGKIESLKRFKDDAKEVTTGFECGITLDRFNDVKESDIIESFVMETVER
- the rbfA gene encoding 30S ribosome-binding factor RbfA gives rise to the protein MAKIRVGRVSEQIKKEISQLIQTELKDPRIGFITVTGVETTNDLSQAKIYLSVLGNDEQKAETLKALSKATGYLRSELGKRIKFRHTPELHFKFDSSIEYGSRIENLLTEINQDSGER
- a CDS encoding bifunctional oligoribonuclease/PAP phosphatase NrnA, whose amino-acid sequence is MSTSLSYHEQLDGAIAFIQRYNSFLVVAHEQPDGDAISSCSAMSWLLEQYNKQVIIINESELPGRLSYLYQYDNIKRFNREASLQFDAVIALDCADYSRLGEVRTLFTAEVTPLLNIDHHPTNNEFGTLNIIRPHAAATVEIIYELIKYANLTPNLPCAIALYTGLLTDTGGFRYSNTSPEVMAMASELLALGVSAYELADHLLEKMTYARLKLLQTLLARISFSEDQRIGWVSVMHDDLAICGAVPEDLEGIVNYVLNVDSVEVGILFKQNQSGIVKASIRSAGKVDVATIAHSFGGGGHVRAAGCKMDEDMNKSIETLVGAIRKALT